A genome region from Clostridium pasteurianum includes the following:
- a CDS encoding amino acid permease, with amino-acid sequence MKIFRRKSLENMLISAKKTNLEKTLKTKDIAALGIGAVVGVGIFVATGTGANMAGPSIIVSFFLAAVVACLCGLCYSELATMFPVSGSTYSYAYITFGEFIAMIIGWCLTSEYLVACSAVASGWSGTFIGILKNIGIALPKAITASPSKGGIVDLPAVLITLLLTYMLYYGMKESSHINNIIVVVKISVILLFLILGVSHINFSNYKPFAPFGIKGMFAGASTIFFSYIGFDAISTTAEEAENPGRDVSRGLIICLAVVSFLYVSVAFVLTGIVPYSKIIPENAVPGALASIGIRWGSALVGVGAILGMISTLIAVLYGQIRIFMAMSRDGLLPKIMCKIHPVHKTPYVATALTGITASIIAGLLPLDIITNFLSIGTLISFSMVSVAVIVLRKTMPNMERKFKCPGVPFTPIITVLSCIALMTTLKKITWEAFIVWLFIGIAFYFFYGMKHSSLNENEKKDN; translated from the coding sequence ATGAAAATATTTAGAAGAAAATCGCTAGAAAATATGCTAATTAGTGCGAAAAAAACAAATCTTGAGAAAACACTTAAAACTAAAGACATAGCAGCGCTAGGAATAGGGGCAGTTGTTGGAGTAGGAATATTTGTTGCTACAGGTACGGGTGCCAATATGGCAGGACCTAGTATTATCGTTTCATTTTTTTTAGCAGCTGTAGTGGCATGTCTTTGTGGTTTGTGTTATTCTGAACTGGCCACCATGTTTCCTGTGTCTGGAAGCACATATTCATATGCATACATAACCTTTGGCGAGTTTATAGCAATGATAATAGGTTGGTGTCTTACATCTGAATATCTTGTTGCTTGTAGTGCTGTTGCTTCAGGATGGTCTGGAACGTTTATTGGAATATTAAAAAATATAGGAATAGCTCTTCCAAAGGCTATTACAGCATCACCAAGTAAGGGTGGTATTGTTGATTTGCCGGCTGTTCTTATAACTTTGTTATTAACATATATGTTGTATTATGGCATGAAGGAAAGTTCTCATATTAATAATATAATTGTTGTTGTTAAAATATCTGTTATATTACTTTTTTTAATACTTGGTGTATCGCATATAAATTTTTCAAACTACAAGCCTTTTGCGCCTTTTGGAATTAAAGGAATGTTTGCGGGAGCATCTACAATATTCTTTTCCTATATAGGATTTGATGCTATTTCCACTACGGCTGAGGAAGCTGAAAATCCAGGCAGGGATGTTTCTAGAGGATTAATAATTTGTCTTGCAGTTGTGAGTTTTTTGTATGTGTCGGTTGCTTTTGTTTTAACAGGTATTGTTCCTTATAGTAAAATAATTCCTGAAAATGCAGTTCCAGGAGCACTTGCAAGTATCGGAATAAGATGGGGATCTGCGTTAGTTGGAGTTGGTGCTATATTAGGCATGATATCAACTTTAATAGCTGTTCTTTATGGTCAAATAAGAATATTTATGGCTATGTCAAGAGATGGATTGTTACCTAAAATAATGTGTAAAATTCATCCAGTGCATAAAACACCTTATGTAGCTACAGCACTTACTGGAATTACAGCATCTATAATAGCTGGGCTTTTACCACTGGATATTATCACTAATTTTTTAAGTATAGGAACACTTATAAGTTTTTCCATGGTTTCTGTAGCTGTTATTGTGCTTAGAAAGACTATGCCCAATATGGAAAGAAAATTTAAATGTCCAGGAGTTCCTTTTACGCCAATAATAACTGTATTAAGTTGTATAGCACTTATGACTACATTGAAAAAAATAACATGGGAAGCGTTTATTGTATGGCTTTTTATAGGAATAGCATTTTATTTCTTTTATGGAATGAAACACAGCTCACTTAATGAAAATGAAAAAAAAGATAATTAA
- a CDS encoding methyl-accepting chemotaxis protein — MKSIKSKIIVLVSALCSFLLICSFLSSYFILKKALFSQYTDKMIVSSEKYSEMINGWLDTQTKVFNEVAENTENNNMIKNDDDILKYFSRKIKSNSNVSDIYAAFEDGKFIDGAGWVPPAGYDARQRDWYKDAITKNKITYTPYFDLVTKKIVVSVAMPVEVNGKKGVISEDIKMDSIVNNINNAKTVKNSYGYLVDNENNVLVHPYKGFKPIKDKLQNLDTFQSGKYKDIVSSNKGQLIKLSDYDGVDRYFISSKVKISNWTVGFAIPESEFTKGLQSFIILSIIIFALYIGIAVLISMYLAKKISDPIVIVTKSINRMKNLEFSYDEKLNGVIENKDETGRIAKAVVNLGETLNNMVKSIKNNSDKIAEHSESVSVALKETVKSIEEVSKTSEELAKGSVNQASEAGNGFKRLNELSIEINDVVNSANEVRKYSNSTKQENNEGLNAITILNDKLNHNNEAAGKVYSSIDELAQKSKSIGSIIETIEGLAEQTNLLALNAAIEAARAGEAGKGFSVVADEVRVLSEGTSEATKKISSFIAEMQNEVNNVKASVKDSEKTNIEANSSMGKASEAFNNIAKSMNNTISNIEDLILKISSVNDHKEDVMKFIENISAISEEAAAGTEELSSSVAEQNSVVENISGNMGELENIAVELRNIVNKFKL; from the coding sequence ATGAAAAGTATTAAATCAAAAATAATTGTTTTGGTTTCTGCATTATGTTCGTTTCTATTAATATGTTCTTTCCTTTCAAGTTATTTTATATTAAAAAAAGCTTTATTTAGCCAGTATACAGATAAAATGATAGTTAGCTCTGAAAAATATTCTGAAATGATTAATGGCTGGCTTGATACCCAAACTAAGGTATTTAATGAAGTTGCCGAAAATACAGAAAATAACAATATGATTAAAAATGATGATGATATTCTAAAATATTTTTCAAGGAAGATAAAAAGTAATTCAAATGTAAGTGATATTTACGCAGCTTTTGAAGATGGCAAGTTCATTGATGGAGCTGGATGGGTACCACCAGCAGGATATGATGCGAGACAAAGAGATTGGTATAAAGATGCAATCACAAAAAATAAAATTACATATACCCCTTATTTTGATTTAGTTACAAAGAAAATTGTTGTTTCGGTAGCTATGCCTGTAGAAGTGAATGGGAAAAAGGGAGTTATAAGTGAAGATATAAAAATGGATTCAATTGTTAATAATATTAATAACGCTAAAACAGTAAAAAATAGTTATGGATATTTAGTTGATAATGAAAATAATGTGTTAGTTCATCCTTATAAAGGATTTAAACCTATAAAGGATAAATTGCAAAATTTAGATACCTTTCAAAGCGGAAAGTATAAAGACATTGTGTCTTCAAATAAGGGACAACTTATTAAACTAAGTGATTATGATGGAGTCGATAGATATTTTATAAGTTCGAAGGTTAAAATCTCTAATTGGACAGTTGGTTTTGCTATACCAGAGAGTGAGTTTACTAAAGGACTTCAGTCTTTTATAATACTTTCAATAATAATATTTGCTCTGTATATAGGTATTGCAGTTTTGATTTCAATGTACCTAGCTAAAAAAATATCTGATCCAATAGTAATAGTAACAAAATCAATAAATAGGATGAAAAATCTAGAATTTTCATACGATGAAAAATTAAATGGGGTGATTGAAAATAAGGATGAAACCGGAAGAATAGCAAAGGCAGTTGTTAATTTAGGAGAAACATTAAATAACATGGTTAAGAGTATAAAGAATAATTCTGACAAAATAGCAGAGCATTCAGAAAGTGTATCTGTAGCTTTGAAGGAAACAGTTAAATCTATAGAGGAAGTGTCAAAAACATCAGAAGAATTAGCTAAAGGCTCAGTAAATCAAGCATCAGAAGCAGGAAATGGATTTAAGAGATTAAATGAACTTTCTATAGAGATAAATGATGTAGTCAATAGTGCTAATGAAGTTAGAAAATATTCTAATAGCACAAAACAAGAAAATAATGAGGGACTTAATGCAATAACAATACTTAATGATAAATTAAATCACAATAATGAGGCAGCAGGTAAGGTATACAGTAGTATTGATGAGTTAGCTCAAAAATCAAAGAGTATAGGTTCCATAATAGAAACAATAGAAGGTTTAGCCGAGCAGACTAATTTACTTGCTTTAAATGCAGCAATTGAAGCTGCAAGGGCAGGGGAAGCTGGAAAGGGATTTTCTGTTGTTGCAGATGAAGTTAGAGTGCTTTCAGAAGGGACATCAGAGGCTACAAAAAAGATTTCTAGTTTTATAGCTGAAATGCAGAATGAAGTGAATAACGTTAAAGCTAGTGTTAAGGATTCTGAGAAAACAAATATAGAGGCAAATTCTAGCATGGGTAAAGCGAGCGAAGCATTTAATAATATTGCTAAATCTATGAATAATACCATAAGCAATATAGAAGATCTTATATTGAAGATATCTAGCGTTAATGATCATAAAGAGGATGTTATGAAATTTATTGAAAATATATCTGCTATATCGGAAGAGGCTGCTGCAGGAACTGAGGAACTTTCGTCATCCGTTGCTGAACAGAACAGTGTGGTTGAAAATATATCTGGCAACATGGGTGAACTTGAAAATATTGCAGTAGAACTTCGAAATATAGTTAATAAGTTTAAATTATAG
- a CDS encoding metallophosphoesterase family protein → MMNIAVISDVHGNYNALKRVIDDIKKKKINSVIVLGDIIFSGEEPQKCFDTIKKLKPLAWIKGNTDNWFNEIDENFRPKNEIEDKIYRKFIKVNKIILTDVSKTIRKLKAKEEIQIGGKRILCVHGSDRKIDESIGIATPPKDMNELIHRLECDILLCGHTHLPYTAFSNGKLIMNVGSVGLPKDETKASYGILTFDGDNFEYSIRKISIN, encoded by the coding sequence ATGATGAATATAGCAGTTATTAGTGATGTTCATGGCAACTATAACGCTCTTAAACGCGTTATTGATGATATAAAAAAGAAAAAAATTAATTCAGTAATAGTTCTTGGAGATATAATATTTTCTGGAGAAGAACCACAAAAATGTTTTGATACAATTAAAAAGCTAAAGCCTCTCGCTTGGATTAAAGGAAATACGGATAATTGGTTTAATGAAATTGATGAAAATTTTAGACCGAAAAATGAAATAGAAGATAAAATTTATAGGAAGTTTATAAAAGTAAATAAAATAATTTTAACTGATGTAAGCAAAACAATTAGGAAACTAAAAGCGAAAGAAGAAATTCAAATTGGAGGAAAAAGAATTCTATGTGTTCATGGCTCAGACAGAAAAATAGATGAATCCATAGGAATTGCAACTCCTCCAAAAGATATGAATGAACTTATACATAGATTAGAATGCGATATTCTTTTGTGTGGGCATACACATTTGCCATATACAGCATTTTCTAATGGCAAACTCATCATGAATGTAGGGAGTGTTGGCTTACCTAAGGATGAAACAAAAGCTTCCTATGGTATTTTGACATTTGATGGTGATAATTTTGAATATAGTATTAGAAAAATTAGCATCAATTAA
- a CDS encoding NCS2 family permease: MLDKIFHLSENHTNVRTEILAGFTTFMTMAYILVVNPQILSQTGMPIKAVFTATVLASFIGTIIMAFAANYPFGMAPGMGLNALFTYTICITMKFSWQTALAASFIEGIIFLALNLFKVRQLIIDSVPQTLKYAISIGVGFFITFIGLQDAGIIVASKSTLVALASLKTPTVLLAVLGVLLIAVLYSKNVKGSFVIGMFAIYIIGIVLGLAKAPSANLKDYMPQSVAPVFLKFDFKSAMVIGTIPVILSMLFIDIFDSIGTLIGLASKAGFLDEKGNVKNADRVLTADAVGSTIGACLGTSTPVVYVESASGIAEGGKTGLTGLTVAILFLVSIFLSPVFTAIPSFATGPVLVVLGAVMMEPINKVDFSDFSETFPVFITLVLILLTYSITDGLALGFLSYVVIKIFNGKAKEIPKSLYVISLLFILMFAI, encoded by the coding sequence ATGTTAGACAAGATTTTTCACTTATCAGAAAACCACACAAACGTTAGAACAGAAATTTTAGCTGGATTCACTACTTTTATGACTATGGCATATATACTTGTTGTAAACCCACAAATTTTAAGTCAAACTGGAATGCCAATTAAAGCAGTATTTACAGCTACAGTTTTAGCATCCTTCATAGGAACAATAATAATGGCATTTGCTGCCAATTATCCATTCGGAATGGCACCAGGTATGGGGCTTAACGCACTATTTACTTATACAATATGTATTACAATGAAATTCTCTTGGCAGACAGCTCTAGCAGCATCATTTATTGAAGGTATCATATTTTTAGCATTAAATTTATTCAAAGTTAGACAACTTATTATTGACAGTGTACCACAGACCTTAAAATATGCTATTAGTATAGGAGTTGGTTTCTTTATAACATTTATAGGACTTCAAGATGCAGGAATAATAGTTGCTTCAAAGTCAACTTTAGTTGCACTTGCAAGTCTTAAAACTCCAACAGTACTACTTGCAGTATTAGGTGTTTTGCTTATAGCAGTTCTTTATAGTAAAAATGTAAAAGGATCTTTTGTTATAGGAATGTTTGCTATATATATTATAGGTATAGTACTTGGACTTGCTAAAGCACCTAGTGCAAATTTAAAAGATTACATGCCGCAATCAGTTGCACCAGTATTTTTAAAGTTTGATTTTAAGAGTGCTATGGTTATTGGAACAATTCCAGTAATACTTTCAATGTTATTCATAGATATTTTTGATAGTATAGGAACTTTAATAGGTTTAGCATCAAAGGCTGGTTTCCTTGATGAAAAAGGAAATGTTAAGAATGCCGATAGAGTTTTAACAGCTGATGCCGTTGGATCAACTATAGGAGCTTGTCTCGGTACTTCAACTCCAGTTGTATATGTTGAATCTGCTTCAGGTATAGCAGAAGGCGGAAAAACAGGACTTACAGGTCTTACAGTTGCAATATTGTTTTTAGTATCAATATTTTTATCACCAGTATTTACAGCAATACCTTCTTTTGCAACAGGTCCTGTTCTTGTAGTTTTAGGTGCTGTAATGATGGAACCTATAAATAAGGTCGATTTTTCCGATTTCTCAGAAACATTTCCTGTATTTATAACATTAGTATTAATACTTTTGACATATTCTATTACTGATGGTCTTGCTCTTGGATTTTTATCATATGTTGTAATAAAGATATTTAATGGAAAAGCAAAAGAAATTCCAAAATCACTATATGTAATATCTTTATTATTTATTTTAATGTTCGCTATTTAA
- a CDS encoding response regulator, with amino-acid sequence MIKVIVVDDQSLMRDGLEVIINSFPEIEVEACGKNGEEAIELVEKLKPELILMDIRMPVMDGVTASKIIREKFPNVKVLLLTTFDDEEYILNAMSFGVSGYIFKDIEKEKLRQAIIDCVHGTFIMPSKVAEVIVKKATQINDNKQSIKFDFTEREVEVASMIADGFTNKQIASALYISDGTVKNYVSNIYSKTGIKDRTKLAIYLKKNLK; translated from the coding sequence GTGATAAAGGTTATAGTAGTTGATGATCAAAGTTTAATGAGAGATGGACTTGAAGTTATAATAAATTCATTTCCTGAAATTGAAGTTGAGGCATGTGGTAAAAACGGGGAAGAAGCTATAGAATTAGTGGAAAAATTGAAACCTGAACTCATACTCATGGATATAAGAATGCCAGTTATGGATGGTGTTACTGCATCTAAAATTATAAGAGAAAAGTTCCCTAATGTAAAAGTTTTATTATTAACAACTTTTGATGATGAAGAATATATATTAAATGCTATGAGTTTCGGGGTATCTGGTTATATATTTAAGGATATTGAAAAGGAAAAATTAAGACAGGCAATAATCGACTGTGTGCATGGTACGTTCATAATGCCGTCAAAGGTTGCCGAGGTTATTGTAAAGAAGGCTACTCAAATTAATGATAATAAGCAGAGTATAAAATTTGATTTTACTGAACGTGAAGTTGAAGTAGCTTCAATGATTGCAGATGGTTTTACAAATAAGCAAATTGCTTCAGCACTGTATATAAGTGACGGAACGGTAAAAAATTATGTTAGTAATATTTACAGCAAAACTGGAATTAAGGACAGGACGAAGCTTGCTATATATTTAAAGAAAAATTTGAAATGA
- a CDS encoding S53 family peptidase, whose protein sequence is MKKCTKTMLSISTAIFLTIGSFPSVIHAETQGNVEVAEGAADTITGKASFFGDVDPNTKVTIDIVMKIQNKSELENYIRGTVTPKSSNYRKYLSVAEFKKSFAPKLKQIKKLTEYLKAFGITSEVYQDNLIVTATGTVGQINKAFDVKLQHATYKGKTFRATKKQPKLPKNIADDILCVLGLSNYSGYKARTEMIPNDLKPSGDSEPASLNPSDFIKHYNVQPLYDNGASGKNQSIGIVTLAEFNTNDAYSFWQQEGIKTDPNRIKVNDVDGGSGTDGADESTLDVEQSGAIAPKAKVNVYVGPNTDPGFVDAFAKVINENKCHQISTSWGESDDYIEYSVEQGQETREYAETFNQLYMQAAAQGISMFATAGDNGAYDSTENTPPSYELDADNPGDSPYIISAGGTTLAWKGTVKGVQVKVDNERAWGWDYLYPAFDAEGLYASGKLKKYFGGGGGGFSKIFDTPYYQKGVSGVNTFTGVQQWKASNPDGVRLLNVTRESTPQIVTGKGTGRNVPDISMNADPYTGYNLYYNGKMINIGGTSIVAPQLAGLSALINDNNKTQVGFWNPQIYRFAQSKDSPITPLNDTGVGNDNIFYTGTKGAIYNQATGLGIPNVAKLSASFGK, encoded by the coding sequence ATGAAAAAGTGTACAAAGACAATGCTGTCAATAAGTACAGCAATATTTTTAACTATAGGCAGCTTTCCAAGTGTAATTCATGCAGAAACTCAAGGAAATGTTGAAGTTGCAGAGGGAGCAGCGGACACAATTACGGGTAAGGCTTCATTTTTTGGTGATGTTGACCCGAATACTAAGGTTACAATTGATATTGTAATGAAAATTCAAAACAAATCTGAACTTGAAAATTACATTAGGGGTACAGTTACACCTAAAAGCTCTAATTATAGAAAATATTTAAGTGTAGCTGAATTTAAAAAATCATTTGCCCCAAAATTGAAACAAATTAAGAAATTGACTGAATATTTAAAAGCTTTTGGTATTACGAGCGAAGTGTATCAAGATAATTTGATTGTTACTGCTACAGGAACGGTAGGGCAGATAAATAAAGCTTTTGATGTTAAATTACAACATGCAACTTATAAAGGAAAAACATTCCGCGCAACTAAAAAGCAACCTAAACTTCCAAAGAATATTGCAGATGATATACTATGTGTTTTAGGGTTAAGTAATTATTCTGGCTATAAAGCAAGAACTGAAATGATTCCAAATGATTTAAAGCCATCAGGTGACAGTGAACCAGCTTCTCTCAATCCTTCAGATTTTATTAAGCATTATAATGTACAACCTTTGTATGACAATGGGGCTAGTGGTAAAAATCAAAGTATAGGTATTGTTACATTAGCAGAATTTAATACGAATGATGCATATTCTTTCTGGCAGCAAGAAGGAATAAAAACTGATCCAAATCGTATAAAAGTTAATGATGTCGATGGTGGTTCTGGAACTGATGGAGCAGATGAAAGTACACTTGATGTAGAGCAGTCGGGTGCAATAGCTCCAAAAGCTAAAGTTAATGTATATGTTGGACCGAATACAGACCCTGGTTTTGTAGATGCTTTTGCTAAGGTAATTAATGAAAATAAATGTCATCAAATATCTACAAGTTGGGGAGAAAGCGATGATTATATTGAATATTCAGTAGAACAAGGTCAAGAAACTCGCGAATATGCAGAAACATTTAATCAATTATATATGCAAGCGGCAGCACAAGGAATTTCAATGTTTGCAACAGCAGGAGACAATGGAGCATATGATTCAACCGAAAATACACCACCTTCATATGAGCTTGATGCAGATAATCCAGGTGATAGTCCATACATTATATCAGCAGGAGGTACTACATTAGCTTGGAAGGGAACTGTAAAAGGTGTACAAGTAAAAGTAGATAATGAACGTGCTTGGGGATGGGATTATTTATATCCTGCATTTGATGCTGAGGGATTATATGCTAGTGGAAAATTAAAGAAATACTTTGGTGGCGGAGGCGGAGGCTTTAGCAAGATCTTTGATACTCCATATTATCAAAAAGGTGTTTCTGGTGTAAACACTTTTACAGGAGTTCAGCAGTGGAAAGCCTCAAATCCAGATGGTGTACGTCTTTTAAATGTAACTAGAGAAAGTACTCCACAGATTGTTACAGGTAAAGGTACTGGAAGGAATGTACCTGATATTTCAATGAATGCAGATCCATACACAGGTTACAATTTGTATTATAATGGTAAAATGATTAATATTGGTGGTACAAGTATAGTTGCTCCACAGTTAGCAGGTTTAAGTGCCTTAATAAATGATAATAATAAGACTCAGGTTGGCTTTTGGAATCCTCAAATATATAGATTTGCACAAAGTAAGGATTCTCCTATAACACCACTTAATGATACAGGTGTAGGAAATGACAATATTTTTTATACAGGTACAAAGGGAGCAATTTATAATCAAGCAACCGGACTCGGCATACCAAATGTTGCAAAATTAAGTGCAAGCTTTGGAAAATAG
- a CDS encoding TetR/AcrR family transcriptional regulator yields the protein MEKLKYHHGNLRNDMIQNGLKLLTNKGYEEFSLRKVAKMCGVSHTTPYKHFKNKDDLICAIISEGTEKFKKSLEKISLEHTTDFKAQVLELGKKYIKFMVENPDYFKLLLMDNLSNKVFICNHNLLCIKGDSFDSFRKSALNYLNSVKGCRSNEELNLSIISLWSTIHGLAIMLTNKTLVYSGDYLDLVDKILSRNLSIEA from the coding sequence ATGGAAAAGCTTAAATATCATCATGGTAATTTAAGAAATGATATGATACAAAACGGACTAAAACTTTTAACAAACAAAGGCTATGAGGAATTTTCACTAAGAAAAGTTGCTAAAATGTGTGGGGTAAGTCATACTACACCATATAAACATTTTAAAAATAAAGATGACTTAATTTGTGCAATAATATCCGAGGGAACAGAAAAATTCAAAAAATCACTTGAAAAAATATCATTAGAGCACACAACAGATTTTAAAGCTCAAGTCTTAGAATTAGGTAAAAAATATATAAAATTTATGGTTGAAAACCCTGACTACTTTAAATTACTTCTTATGGACAACCTATCCAATAAAGTTTTCATATGCAATCATAACCTTTTATGCATTAAAGGTGATTCCTTTGATTCTTTCAGAAAAAGTGCTTTAAATTATTTAAATTCTGTGAAAGGCTGCCGCAGTAATGAAGAATTAAACTTAAGTATTATATCTTTATGGAGCACTATACATGGACTAGCTATAATGCTGACAAATAAGACTCTTGTATATTCTGGAGATTACCTAGATTTAGTTGATAAAATTCTCAGTAGAAATTTATCTATAGAAGCTTAA
- a CDS encoding peptidylprolyl isomerase yields MKNPIVTIEMENENKIKIELYPKIAPNTVNNFISLINHNFYDGVIFHRVIPGFMIQGGDPDGNGMGGPGYAIKGEFSSNGFPNNLKHEKGVISMARTGFPDSAGSQFFIMVQDAPHLDGDYAAFGKVIEGIEEAQRIVSVKRDYSDRPLEDQKIKTMKVETFGEDYPEPEIIEE; encoded by the coding sequence ATGAAAAACCCAATAGTTACAATTGAAATGGAAAATGAAAACAAGATAAAGATAGAGTTATATCCTAAAATAGCTCCTAATACTGTGAATAATTTTATTTCACTTATAAATCATAATTTTTATGATGGAGTAATATTTCACAGAGTAATACCTGGTTTTATGATTCAAGGTGGAGATCCTGATGGAAATGGAATGGGTGGTCCTGGTTATGCTATAAAAGGAGAATTTTCATCCAATGGTTTTCCTAATAACTTAAAGCATGAAAAAGGAGTAATTTCCATGGCTAGAACTGGATTCCCTGATTCAGCAGGTTCACAGTTTTTCATAATGGTACAGGATGCACCTCATCTTGATGGAGACTATGCTGCTTTTGGAAAAGTAATAGAGGGAATAGAAGAAGCCCAGAGAATAGTTTCAGTAAAAAGAGACTATTCCGATAGACCTTTAGAAGATCAAAAAATTAAGACTATGAAAGTTGAAACTTTTGGAGAAGATTATCCAGAGCCTGAAATAATAGAAGAATAA
- a CDS encoding sensor histidine kinase: protein MNNKIKGYLVTIAYVILTIELVTCFVQNIQNPWQAMFLCMAIIGLFTVRQIALIGKEFSKLYFVYVLIETLLIFILGKYNDGTSFVVFYFVIIYDVIFELQGFYFLPFSIGFYLLTSYINYIKFNGRSIVSFYTLEFNNFILFSFVIIITYLLKYICSINGKLEDTSSKLSIKNIQLEDSFENIKKAYEKNEDYIVLNTRNSFAREIHDTVGHTLTTALVEMEASKVLMNENKIGAYDKLDSSINQVRKGLRQVRTSVRNFDKQDIDYYNEVIELINNTILHTEVAIRYDIDDFKGEDELVKRCIFRALQEGISNGIRHGEATAFLFKLKYKGNMLKFSLENNGKGISHFQKGFGLKAMEERVKEANGILNIMTDIGEGFNIYIDFNIGGEF from the coding sequence ATGAATAATAAGATAAAAGGATATCTTGTTACAATTGCATATGTGATATTAACAATTGAGTTAGTGACATGCTTTGTCCAAAACATACAGAATCCATGGCAGGCAATGTTCTTGTGTATGGCAATTATTGGGCTGTTTACTGTTCGCCAGATTGCATTAATTGGTAAAGAGTTTAGCAAATTATATTTTGTGTATGTACTTATTGAAACACTTCTTATTTTTATATTAGGAAAGTACAATGATGGCACAAGTTTTGTTGTTTTTTATTTTGTAATTATCTATGATGTAATATTTGAGCTTCAAGGTTTTTATTTTCTTCCCTTTTCTATAGGCTTTTACTTATTAACTTCTTACATAAACTATATTAAATTTAATGGTAGGAGTATAGTTAGTTTTTATACTTTGGAATTTAATAATTTCATTTTGTTTTCTTTTGTAATTATAATTACTTATCTATTGAAATATATATGCAGTATTAATGGTAAGCTTGAAGATACAAGCAGCAAATTGAGTATAAAAAATATACAGCTTGAGGACTCATTTGAGAATATTAAGAAAGCTTATGAAAAAAATGAAGATTATATTGTACTAAATACTAGAAATAGTTTTGCGAGAGAAATTCATGATACAGTTGGTCATACGCTTACAACGGCTTTGGTGGAAATGGAAGCCAGTAAGGTTCTTATGAATGAAAATAAAATTGGTGCATACGATAAATTAGATTCTTCAATAAATCAGGTTAGAAAAGGTCTTAGGCAGGTCAGAACTTCTGTGAGAAATTTTGATAAGCAGGATATAGATTATTATAATGAAGTTATTGAATTAATAAATAATACAATTTTACATACGGAAGTTGCCATTAGATATGATATAGATGACTTTAAAGGAGAAGATGAACTTGTGAAGAGGTGTATTTTTAGAGCACTTCAAGAGGGAATAAGCAATGGAATAAGGCATGGAGAGGCAACAGCGTTTTTGTTTAAGCTTAAGTACAAGGGAAATATGCTTAAATTTTCATTAGAGAACAATGGTAAAGGCATAAGCCATTTTCAAAAGGGATTTGGGCTTAAGGCTATGGAGGAACGAGTCAAAGAGGCAAATGGGATTTTAAATATTATGACTGATATTGGTGAAGGTTTTAATATATATATAGATTTTAACATAGGGGGGGAATTTTGA